The Arachis hypogaea cultivar Tifrunner chromosome 16, arahy.Tifrunner.gnm2.J5K5, whole genome shotgun sequence genome contains a region encoding:
- the LOC112757104 gene encoding chloroplastic group IIB intron splicing facilitator CRS2-B, chloroplastic-like yields the protein MNTIQSMALIGIGSIGDVPILLAKAQTYMNFSGESVSFISSHKLLDFIRYTHVHLVKLVTNQAGPLATYYQVSLRHILLVYDEMSLPNGVLRLQPKGGHGYHNGLKNVMGYLDGSREFPWLSIGIGNPPGNMDVKAFLLQKFSSVERKQIDTSLEQGVEAVRTLVLNGFNNHVYRFNLGQKYKYH from the exons ATGAACACAATACAGTCTATGGCATTGATTGGAATAG GTTCTATAGGAGATGTACCAATTTTGCTAGCAAAGGCTCAAACATACATGAACTTTAGTGGCGAATCGGTTAGTTTCATTTCATCACATAAATTGCTAGATTTTATACGATATACACATGTACACTTGGTGAAATTGGTAACGAATCAA GCTGGGCCTCTTGCTACATATTATCAAGTATCCCTGCGTCATATTCTACTA GTTTATGATGAAATGAGCCTTCCAAATGGTGTTTTAAGGCTTCAACCTAAAGGCGGACATGGTTACCACAATGG GTTGAAAAATGTAATGGGCTATTTGGATGGTTCCCGTGAGTTTCCTTGGCTTTCCATAG GAATCGGAAATCCTCCTGGAAATATGGATGTGAAAGCTTTTCTTCTGCAGAAGTTCAGTTCAGTGGAGCGAAAACAG ATTGATACTTCATTGGAGCAAGGAGTTGAAGCAGTGAGGACCCTGGTGTTAAATGGGTTTAATAACCATGTGTATAGATTCAACTTAGGGCAAAAATACAAGTACCATTAG